One genomic segment of Brevibacillus laterosporus LMG 15441 includes these proteins:
- the sufB gene encoding Fe-S cluster assembly protein SufB, with the protein MAKKAPEIQEYQYGFHDKDVSIFRTKKGLTREIVEEISKIKEEPEWMLEFRLKALDIFYKMPMPKWGGDLDELDFDNITYYVKPSEKAGRSWDEVPEEIKATFDKLGIPEAEQKFLAGVSAQYESEVVYHNMQEDLESLGVLFTDMDSAVRLYPDIVKEYFATVIPPADNKFAALNSAVWSGGSFIYVPKGVKVETPLQAYFRINSENMGQFERTLIIADEDSFVHYVEGCTAPIYSTDSLHSAVVEIIIKERARCRYTTIQNWSNNVYNLVTKRAVAYADANMEWIDGNIGSKLTMKYPAVIMKGPRAKGTVLSIAVAGKGQHQDAGAKMIHLAPDCTSTIVSKSISRDGGKVTYRGLAQFGRKAEGAKSNIKCDTLILDKLSTSDTIPYNEIMNDYVTLEHEATVSKVSEDQLFYLMSRGLSEAEATEMIVMGFIEPFTKELPMEYAVEMNRLIKFEMEGSIG; encoded by the coding sequence ATGGCGAAGAAAGCCCCTGAAATCCAAGAGTATCAATATGGATTCCACGATAAAGACGTTTCGATTTTCCGTACGAAAAAAGGTTTAACTCGTGAAATCGTAGAAGAGATTTCGAAAATCAAAGAAGAACCAGAATGGATGTTAGAATTCCGTTTAAAAGCGCTAGACATTTTCTATAAAATGCCAATGCCTAAGTGGGGCGGCGACCTTGATGAATTGGATTTCGACAACATCACTTACTATGTAAAACCATCTGAAAAAGCTGGTCGTAGCTGGGATGAGGTACCAGAAGAAATCAAGGCTACCTTTGACAAGCTAGGTATCCCAGAAGCTGAGCAAAAGTTCTTAGCTGGTGTATCTGCACAATATGAGTCTGAGGTTGTTTACCATAACATGCAAGAAGATTTAGAGTCTCTAGGTGTTTTATTTACGGACATGGACTCTGCTGTACGTTTATACCCTGATATCGTGAAGGAGTATTTTGCGACAGTTATTCCGCCAGCAGATAATAAATTCGCGGCGCTTAACTCTGCTGTATGGTCTGGTGGTTCCTTCATTTACGTGCCAAAAGGTGTAAAAGTAGAAACTCCACTTCAAGCATACTTCCGCATTAACTCAGAGAACATGGGTCAATTCGAGCGTACACTAATCATTGCGGACGAGGATAGCTTTGTTCATTACGTAGAAGGCTGTACGGCGCCAATCTACAGCACAGATTCCTTGCATTCTGCTGTAGTTGAAATCATTATTAAAGAACGCGCTCGTTGCCGTTATACAACGATCCAGAACTGGTCTAATAACGTATATAACCTAGTAACCAAACGTGCTGTAGCGTATGCTGATGCAAACATGGAATGGATTGATGGAAACATCGGTTCCAAGCTAACGATGAAATATCCTGCCGTTATCATGAAAGGACCGCGTGCTAAAGGTACAGTTCTTTCTATCGCAGTAGCGGGTAAAGGTCAGCATCAGGATGCTGGTGCGAAGATGATCCATCTAGCGCCTGATTGTACTTCCACGATCGTATCTAAGTCTATTTCTCGCGATGGTGGTAAAGTAACATATCGTGGTCTAGCTCAATTTGGTCGTAAAGCAGAGGGTGCTAAATCTAACATCAAGTGTGATACATTGATTTTGGATAAATTGTCCACTTCTGATACGATTCCATACAATGAGATCATGAATGACTACGTAACGCTTGAGCATGAAGCGACTGTATCTAAAGTATCTGAAGATCAATTGTTCTATTTGATGAGCCGCGGTTTAAGTGAAGCGGAAGCTACAGAAATGATCGTAATGGGCTTTATTGAGCCATTCACAAAAGAATTGCCAATGGAATATGCTGTTGAAATGAACCGTCTGATTAAGTTCGAAATGGAAGGTTCTATTGGATAA
- a CDS encoding P27 family phage terminase small subunit has translation MCKIENQTKANMQRLGIYRPEFDQTIQIYSGLIEQYNSLLSELKKSQFKVVEPTTRNNDSMKKSPLIGVLETLRKDILTYSNCLGLTPMGLRKINDDMKNEQKKLSKLEEALINLN, from the coding sequence ATGTGCAAGATTGAAAACCAGACCAAAGCAAATATGCAGCGACTGGGAATCTACAGACCTGAATTTGACCAGACCATTCAAATTTATTCAGGCTTAATCGAGCAATATAATAGCCTCTTAAGTGAACTTAAAAAGTCCCAATTTAAAGTGGTTGAACCAACAACACGGAACAATGACAGCATGAAAAAAAGTCCTCTTATAGGTGTCCTAGAAACCCTGCGTAAAGATATTTTGACTTATTCAAATTGCTTGGGGTTAACTCCTATGGGACTAAGAAAAATTAATGACGATATGAAAAATGAACAAAAAAAATTAAGCAAATTGGAAGAGGCACTAATTAATCTTAATTGA
- a CDS encoding tyrosine-type recombinase/integrase produces the protein MANIRKLPSGNYQVQIYIDGKLKGIGSFKTKKEAEIAAAKTEERKYYSQTIADRNMPFEYVVEQWLKWKKQSTKPSTFRQLEVIIRNHVMSAFGHKKIAKITRIEVKDWLAAFGEFDKNGKPKYSIGSRRKYLSVIKSILFYAVQELQVLEKNPADRLKIEVQDNVAVKKEDEKVKYFSLNEMNQLLDYLRTYKHQRFPEYRLYYMLILFLYKTGLRISEALALRWEDVQGNTIDINKQTSRDDNNKVQLTTLKNDSSYRVISIDEEVIRELKKFKAKQNELILGNPRFKKNNDGIIFQNYNGHYLTPSIIRETIQNYHKASGVEYRGLHAFRHTHATLLLESGVSEIYIAKRLGHKDTKELSRTYGHITGKIQTDELAKFTAYVTNNHVKNNFN, from the coding sequence ATGGCAAACATAAGAAAATTACCAAGCGGAAATTATCAGGTGCAAATTTATATAGATGGAAAATTAAAAGGTATCGGAAGTTTCAAAACAAAAAAAGAAGCTGAAATTGCTGCCGCAAAAACTGAGGAAAGAAAATACTATAGCCAAACTATAGCGGATAGAAACATGCCTTTTGAATATGTTGTGGAACAATGGCTGAAATGGAAAAAGCAATCAACAAAGCCTTCAACATTCAGACAGCTTGAAGTAATTATAAGAAATCATGTGATGTCTGCATTTGGTCATAAAAAAATTGCAAAAATCACAAGGATAGAAGTGAAAGATTGGCTTGCAGCCTTTGGGGAATTTGATAAGAATGGAAAGCCTAAATATTCAATAGGATCAAGGCGAAAATATCTTTCGGTGATAAAAAGTATTTTGTTTTATGCCGTTCAAGAACTTCAGGTGCTTGAAAAGAATCCAGCAGATAGATTGAAGATAGAAGTTCAAGACAATGTTGCTGTGAAAAAAGAAGATGAAAAAGTGAAATATTTCAGCCTTAATGAAATGAATCAACTATTGGATTATTTAAGAACATACAAGCATCAAAGGTTCCCTGAATACCGTTTGTATTACATGTTGATTTTGTTCCTATACAAAACGGGTTTAAGGATATCAGAAGCCCTTGCATTAAGATGGGAAGATGTTCAAGGAAATACGATTGATATCAACAAGCAAACAAGCCGTGATGATAATAACAAAGTGCAGCTTACAACTTTGAAAAATGATTCATCTTATCGTGTAATCAGCATCGATGAAGAAGTTATTCGTGAACTGAAAAAATTCAAGGCAAAACAAAATGAACTGATTCTTGGAAATCCAAGATTCAAGAAAAATAATGATGGAATCATCTTTCAAAATTATAATGGGCATTATCTCACACCTTCAATCATTCGTGAAACGATTCAGAACTATCATAAGGCTTCAGGGGTTGAATATAGGGGCTTACATGCTTTCAGGCACACTCATGCAACTTTACTCCTTGAATCAGGTGTAAGTGAAATTTATATAGCAAAAAGATTAGGTCATAAAGACACAAAAGAATTAAGCAGAACATATGGGCATATTACAGGAAAAATTCAAACAGATGAACTTGCAAAATTCACTGCCTACGTCACAAATAATCATGTTAAAAATAACTTCAATTAG
- the sufU gene encoding Fe-S cluster assembly sulfur transfer protein SufU, with translation MSSLDDLYRRVIMDHYQKPRNKGKLEDENGLVINLNNPTCGDSISLSLQVENGIVMDAKFLGEGCSISMSSASMMTEAVKGKTEEEALRLIQIFSDMMQGKEPDDNIDLGDIEALQGVCKFPARIKCATLAWKALEQGINQTDVK, from the coding sequence ATGTCTTCTCTTGATGATCTCTATAGACGTGTCATAATGGATCATTATCAAAAACCACGGAATAAAGGAAAGCTAGAGGATGAAAATGGATTGGTGATCAATCTAAATAATCCAACCTGTGGAGACAGTATTTCGTTATCGCTGCAAGTAGAGAACGGTATAGTTATGGACGCAAAATTTCTCGGGGAAGGATGCTCCATTTCTATGTCCTCTGCTTCTATGATGACGGAAGCTGTAAAAGGAAAAACCGAAGAGGAAGCGTTGCGCTTGATTCAAATTTTCTCTGATATGATGCAGGGAAAAGAGCCGGATGACAATATTGATTTAGGCGATATTGAAGCTCTGCAAGGTGTCTGCAAGTTTCCAGCGCGCATTAAATGTGCAACGCTCGCCTGGAAGGCATTGGAGCAAGGTATTAACCAGACGGACGTGAAGTAA
- a CDS encoding helix-turn-helix domain-containing protein has translation MLNISLDENELKKLYLEEVRKRVDEIEEQKLLIDVNELCNMLSLSRPTVEKLFIYNPNFPSLRVGKKWLFPRKEVEEYIKRWSIDVRRKGGVVECD, from the coding sequence ATGCTTAACATTTCTTTAGACGAAAATGAATTAAAGAAATTATATTTAGAGGAAGTCCGTAAACGTGTGGATGAAATTGAGGAACAGAAGTTGTTAATAGATGTCAATGAACTTTGTAATATGCTTTCGTTAAGCAGACCAACTGTAGAAAAATTATTTATATACAATCCGAATTTTCCTTCCTTGAGAGTGGGTAAGAAGTGGTTATTTCCTCGTAAAGAGGTAGAGGAATATATCAAACGTTGGTCAATTGATGTTAGAAGGAAAGGTGGTGTTGTTGAGTGCGATTAA
- a CDS encoding DUF927 domain-containing protein has product METGISLTVTAYKDGFNHKATKKDTEKIMSYMKKVNIYFSEQRNESIIRFLAILKERKPHVCASWFGSSIVQDDIKNFSCNLMYFDFDKGITDYEEFERKAKEHFHIIQRSSSWSEQHPKYHCYNILNEFIYDLDHWWQVYESLFEMYEEEFGLKLDGSIHPTKLCYAGLSDHIIQNDLPFLEVPEKKTKEFKHTFLQGSGNNQDFDFQRFKVCIVKLTETGILLTYQHWIRFILALCDLFQEGMITEEQALEICSIIDDGKGETFRKFEREKSKMNNWSLGTIIYYCKNAGIHEIYYVQKADFIPLPFAIKDDVLYKTILNKKGNQKELKMVSRMAPHIVRKLSNVERNEVYYEIAWSDNGQKKTEVVPAGVISTKKELLTLAAHGFSCNDGNCKDLIDYFHDYLALNHVNQAYMADRLGHIKDAFIHPLQSQGVVIVPNDLGEKQLLEAFQVKGTVETWKNHVFNRIKTYPKVLFLVLASFASVILRDLNVPPFIVDLSGSTSQGKSTSIQVSRSVWGNEGLINEWNATKVAIERKAGFLNSFPLYMDDTRKADERILPNVVYQFSGGRSKGRGSVSGSQKELTWNNILISTGEVPLTEYARKAGGAAARVISLVDEPFGKVKDNFFSELYQALEDNYGAVGLEFLKRWQEAKKDLLSEFTTLKNHYIQKANGDEVLTRLSMYFAAVNFAGVVLTKLLNVEMDLTLLNRLFDEMAEDNRAIDKPKQLLEEILFKLDSNRKYIANQSTPDTVWAVYKNGTVCLTPDFLKEELGTEEWMMRKAWQKRGYTQTHLNKDGKEIDYKQVKHRHANTML; this is encoded by the coding sequence ATGGAAACAGGTATTTCCTTAACTGTTACTGCATATAAAGACGGTTTTAATCATAAAGCCACAAAAAAAGACACGGAAAAAATAATGTCATATATGAAAAAAGTGAATATATATTTTTCCGAGCAACGAAATGAATCGATAATAAGATTTCTTGCAATATTGAAAGAAAGAAAGCCCCATGTTTGTGCCAGTTGGTTTGGCTCATCCATCGTTCAGGATGATATTAAGAATTTTAGTTGTAATCTTATGTATTTTGATTTTGATAAAGGCATTACGGATTATGAAGAATTTGAAAGAAAAGCAAAAGAGCATTTCCATATTATCCAAAGGTCATCTTCCTGGTCAGAACAACACCCGAAATACCATTGTTACAATATTTTGAATGAGTTTATTTATGATTTGGATCACTGGTGGCAAGTTTATGAATCTTTATTTGAAATGTATGAAGAGGAATTTGGCCTAAAATTAGATGGTTCCATTCATCCAACAAAGCTATGTTATGCAGGTTTGAGCGACCATATTATTCAAAATGATTTGCCGTTTTTAGAAGTACCAGAGAAAAAAACAAAAGAATTTAAGCATACTTTTCTTCAAGGCAGCGGTAATAATCAGGATTTTGATTTTCAACGGTTTAAAGTATGTATTGTCAAATTAACTGAAACAGGAATTTTGCTTACTTATCAGCATTGGATAAGATTCATTCTTGCTTTATGTGATTTGTTTCAAGAAGGAATGATTACCGAGGAACAGGCGTTGGAAATCTGTTCGATTATAGATGATGGTAAAGGTGAAACATTTAGGAAATTTGAAAGAGAAAAAAGCAAAATGAACAATTGGTCACTTGGAACCATCATTTATTACTGCAAAAACGCAGGGATTCATGAAATTTATTATGTGCAAAAAGCAGACTTTATTCCTTTACCTTTTGCCATAAAAGATGATGTCTTATATAAAACGATTTTGAATAAAAAGGGAAATCAAAAAGAATTAAAAATGGTTTCTCGTATGGCTCCTCATATTGTAAGAAAGCTGAGCAATGTTGAAAGAAACGAAGTTTATTATGAAATCGCTTGGAGCGATAATGGACAGAAAAAAACAGAAGTGGTCCCGGCAGGAGTGATTTCAACAAAAAAAGAGCTGCTTACATTAGCAGCTCATGGATTCTCTTGTAATGATGGAAATTGCAAAGATTTAATTGATTATTTTCATGACTATTTGGCTTTAAACCATGTAAATCAGGCTTATATGGCAGATCGGTTAGGGCATATCAAAGATGCTTTTATCCATCCTTTGCAGTCACAGGGTGTGGTAATCGTTCCAAATGATTTAGGCGAGAAACAATTACTTGAAGCATTTCAAGTTAAAGGAACCGTGGAAACATGGAAAAATCATGTGTTTAATCGAATTAAGACCTATCCAAAAGTATTATTCCTAGTTTTAGCTTCATTCGCTTCTGTCATACTGCGTGACTTGAATGTACCACCCTTTATTGTAGACCTATCAGGAAGTACTTCGCAAGGCAAAAGCACGTCTATACAGGTATCTAGAAGTGTTTGGGGCAATGAGGGCTTAATAAATGAGTGGAACGCCACAAAGGTGGCTATAGAGCGCAAAGCAGGCTTTTTGAACAGCTTCCCACTTTACATGGATGATACCAGAAAAGCCGATGAACGGATTTTACCAAATGTGGTTTATCAATTTTCTGGCGGTCGTTCAAAAGGTCGAGGAAGTGTAAGTGGTTCTCAAAAAGAATTGACTTGGAATAACATTCTGATTAGTACAGGAGAAGTGCCATTAACGGAATATGCAAGGAAAGCCGGAGGAGCGGCGGCAAGGGTTATTTCTTTAGTTGATGAACCATTTGGTAAGGTAAAAGACAATTTTTTTTCTGAATTATATCAAGCGCTAGAAGATAATTACGGGGCAGTGGGGTTGGAATTTTTGAAGAGATGGCAGGAAGCAAAAAAAGATTTACTGTCGGAATTTACAACTCTAAAAAACCATTATATTCAAAAGGCGAATGGCGATGAAGTCTTAACAAGGTTAAGTATGTATTTTGCAGCTGTTAATTTTGCAGGTGTCGTTTTAACTAAACTTTTAAATGTAGAAATGGATTTAACTTTGTTGAATCGGCTGTTTGATGAAATGGCAGAAGATAATCGAGCCATTGATAAGCCAAAGCAATTGCTTGAAGAAATTTTATTTAAACTCGATTCAAATCGTAAATATATAGCAAATCAAAGCACACCTGATACAGTTTGGGCTGTTTACAAAAATGGTACAGTGTGTCTTACACCTGATTTCTTAAAAGAAGAACTTGGAACAGAAGAATGGATGATGCGGAAGGCATGGCAAAAACGTGGATATACTCAAACTCATCTCAATAAAGATGGGAAGGAAATTGATTATAAACAAGTTAAGCATAGGCATGCAAATACAATGCTGTGA
- a CDS encoding helix-turn-helix domain-containing protein, whose amino-acid sequence MKNFADYLKKKREEKNLSMNKLGELSGVSAMYISHLESGKRDRPSPEIIERLAKGLDEPYENLMAAAGYIDASDFIKIKNEKNSQEDIEWSLAEQEQDPFHLDFLLDSNHPIFFQNRLLTREEKAKIKSLIEIILKG is encoded by the coding sequence ATGAAAAACTTTGCAGATTATCTCAAAAAGAAAAGAGAAGAAAAAAACCTTTCAATGAATAAACTTGGGGAATTATCAGGTGTTTCTGCTATGTATATTTCACATCTTGAAAGCGGCAAACGAGATAGACCTTCTCCAGAAATTATAGAAAGATTGGCAAAAGGTTTAGATGAACCATATGAAAATTTAATGGCAGCAGCAGGATATATTGATGCTTCTGATTTTATTAAAATAAAAAACGAAAAAAACAGTCAGGAAGATATAGAATGGTCACTAGCAGAGCAAGAACAGGACCCGTTCCACCTTGATTTTTTATTAGATTCCAATCATCCAATATTTTTTCAAAACAGGCTTTTGACCAGAGAAGAAAAGGCAAAAATAAAAAGCCTTATCGAAATCATTTTAAAAGGTTAA
- the sufD gene encoding Fe-S cluster assembly protein SufD, translating into MSTETQLRFGKEAIKQFSQANQEPTWFLEKRLAAFEQAQTLSLPVLEKTKIDKWNFDQFHPFQLEARVDNIEQLDEVVKEQLDDKDITSLLVQKNASVVYHKVDEELKSQGVIFTDLATALREHGELVKQYIYSIVKEDEHRVAALHAAVANGGVFLYVPKNVEVKMPLQAIYEVAGEESLLAPHVVIVAEANARVTYVDSFVSAEGTNMVANSVVEVHLGANAHVQVASVRSFSTEVHDYVYRRALIGQDANMEWILGEMNDGNTVANNTSILEGKGGNADTKSITVGTAKQRQNLTSQVQHIGTHTESNMLSKAVMTDEAVAILNGITKIEKGAEKANGVQAENILMLSEKARGDANPILLIDEDDVKAGHAASVGRVSEESLYYLMSRGIERKEAERLVIIGFLDPVVAEIPIEGVKSKLRQALERKLGR; encoded by the coding sequence ATGAGTACAGAAACACAACTTCGCTTTGGTAAAGAAGCGATTAAGCAATTTTCCCAAGCGAATCAAGAACCAACCTGGTTTTTAGAAAAGCGTCTAGCTGCATTCGAACAAGCACAGACGCTATCTCTCCCTGTGTTGGAGAAAACCAAGATTGATAAATGGAACTTCGATCAATTTCACCCGTTCCAACTAGAAGCGCGTGTAGACAACATCGAACAATTGGATGAAGTCGTAAAAGAACAACTGGATGATAAAGACATAACCAGCCTGCTCGTACAGAAAAATGCGTCTGTAGTCTACCATAAGGTGGATGAAGAGTTGAAAAGCCAAGGCGTTATTTTTACTGACCTTGCTACAGCGCTTCGTGAACATGGTGAACTTGTGAAACAATATATCTATTCAATTGTCAAAGAAGACGAGCACCGTGTAGCTGCTTTGCATGCAGCAGTGGCAAATGGCGGGGTATTCCTGTACGTTCCAAAAAACGTAGAAGTGAAAATGCCATTGCAAGCTATTTATGAAGTAGCAGGCGAGGAATCCCTACTAGCACCTCATGTTGTTATCGTAGCAGAAGCTAATGCCCGTGTAACTTATGTAGATTCTTTTGTATCTGCAGAGGGAACCAATATGGTAGCAAATAGCGTTGTAGAAGTACACCTAGGCGCTAACGCACACGTACAAGTAGCGTCTGTTCGTTCCTTCTCTACTGAGGTTCACGATTATGTATACCGACGTGCCTTGATCGGCCAGGATGCTAATATGGAATGGATTTTGGGCGAGATGAACGATGGTAACACAGTAGCGAACAATACCTCCATTTTAGAAGGTAAAGGCGGAAATGCTGATACCAAATCCATCACTGTAGGAACAGCTAAACAACGTCAAAATCTGACTTCTCAAGTGCAGCATATCGGAACGCATACTGAATCCAATATGTTGAGTAAAGCAGTAATGACAGATGAAGCGGTTGCCATCCTAAACGGAATTACCAAGATTGAAAAAGGCGCAGAAAAAGCAAACGGTGTGCAAGCAGAAAACATTTTGATGCTATCTGAAAAAGCTCGTGGTGATGCAAACCCAATCCTTTTGATTGATGAAGACGATGTAAAAGCTGGTCACGCTGCTTCTGTTGGTCGCGTGAGCGAAGAAAGCTTGTACTATCTAATGTCTCGCGGTATTGAACGAAAAGAGGCTGAACGTCTTGTCATTATTGGATTCTTGGACCCAGTGGTTGCCGAGATTCCGATTGAAGGAGTGAAAAGCAAGCTACGCCAAGCATTGGAAAGGAAGTTAGGACGATGA
- the sufC gene encoding Fe-S cluster assembly ATPase SufC, translating to MAAVHLQIKNLRAKIEEKEILKGLNLEIKGGEIHAIMGPNGTGKSTLASTLMGHPKYEVTDGEVILDGEDLLDMAVDERARAGLFLAMQYPSEITGVTNSDFLRSAMNATRGEGNEISLMKFIREMDSKMSTLEMDEAFAHRYLNEGFSGGEKKRNEILQMMLLQPSLCILDEIDSGLDIDALKIVAKGVNEMRAEDRGFLIITHYQRLLDYVKPDFVHVMMQGRIVKSGGPELAERLEAEGYDWIKAELGIEDETVNAE from the coding sequence ATGGCTGCTGTACATCTACAGATTAAGAATTTACGCGCAAAGATTGAGGAGAAGGAAATCCTTAAAGGCTTGAACCTAGAGATCAAAGGTGGGGAAATCCACGCGATCATGGGACCAAACGGAACAGGTAAATCTACATTGGCATCTACGCTAATGGGACATCCTAAATATGAAGTAACTGATGGTGAAGTTATCCTAGATGGTGAAGATCTATTGGACATGGCTGTAGACGAACGTGCTCGTGCAGGTCTGTTTCTAGCTATGCAATATCCATCTGAAATCACAGGTGTAACGAACTCCGATTTCTTGCGTTCTGCTATGAATGCTACTCGTGGCGAAGGAAATGAAATTTCCTTAATGAAATTCATCCGTGAGATGGATAGCAAAATGAGTACATTAGAAATGGACGAAGCGTTTGCTCATCGCTACCTAAATGAAGGTTTCTCTGGCGGGGAGAAAAAACGTAATGAAATTCTACAAATGATGTTGCTTCAGCCTAGTCTCTGTATTTTAGATGAGATCGACTCTGGTTTAGATATCGATGCTCTTAAAATCGTAGCAAAAGGTGTTAATGAGATGCGCGCTGAGGATCGCGGTTTCTTAATCATTACTCACTATCAACGTCTACTAGACTATGTGAAGCCTGATTTCGTACATGTTATGATGCAAGGCCGTATCGTAAAATCAGGTGGCCCTGAATTGGCAGAACGTCTAGAAGCAGAAGGTTATGATTGGATTAAAGCTGAGCTCGGTATCGAAGACGAGACCGTTAACGCAGAATAA
- a CDS encoding DNA N-6-adenine-methyltransferase — MAKVCWMNPPYGKEIGKWVKKAFEEASKGATVVCLLPARTDTKWWHEYCMKGEIRLVKGRLKFGDSNNSAPFPSAVIIFGEQAQINTLKAM, encoded by the coding sequence ATAGCAAAGGTTTGCTGGATGAATCCACCATATGGAAAAGAGATAGGGAAATGGGTTAAAAAAGCCTTTGAAGAAGCGTCAAAAGGGGCTACAGTCGTTTGTTTGCTACCAGCTAGGACGGATACTAAATGGTGGCATGAATATTGTATGAAGGGCGAAATTAGGCTTGTAAAAGGGCGTTTAAAATTTGGAGATAGCAACAATTCAGCACCTTTTCCAAGTGCGGTTATTATATTCGGAGAACAAGCCCAAATTAATACACTAAAAGCAATGTAG
- a CDS encoding YolD-like family protein, whose amino-acid sequence MTIRDRGKMKWQAASFIPLAFEMTSEMFKDQARTAKPILDEHQTEEFDLRIAYAMEYSHAVKLTIWNNGFTHEMTGRVHYVDPITHELRIEVKPGEFERVAFDSVVGVKVLN is encoded by the coding sequence ATGACAATACGTGACCGTGGTAAAATGAAATGGCAGGCGGCTTCTTTTATACCGCTAGCATTCGAAATGACCAGCGAAATGTTCAAGGATCAAGCTCGGACTGCAAAACCAATATTAGACGAACACCAGACGGAAGAGTTTGACCTACGTATAGCTTACGCAATGGAATACAGCCATGCAGTAAAGCTGACGATATGGAATAATGGATTTACTCATGAAATGACTGGGCGTGTTCATTACGTCGATCCGATAACGCATGAGTTGCGGATTGAGGTGAAGCCTGGTGAATTTGAACGAGTGGCATTCGATAGTGTAGTCGGAGTGAAGGTTTTGAATTAA
- a CDS encoding cysteine desulfurase: MNAHEVRKLFPILHQEVNGHPLVYLDSAATSQKPIQVLEAVDKYYRSYNSNVHRGVHTLGTYATDAYEGAREKVRAFINAKETAEVIFTRGTTTALNTIAIGYARTFLTEGDEIVTTLVEHHSNFIPWQQAAKATGATFKFIPLAEDGTITLEAVKATITPQTKVVAIHHISNVLGDTTPIKGIAKIAHENGAILVVDGAQSAPHKKVDVQDLDCDFYVFSSHKMCGPTGIGVLYGKRALLEKMEPVEFGGEMIDFVYEQDSTWKELPWKFEGGTPIIAGAIGLGAAIDFLNDLGMDEIEAHEKKLISYAMERMKELDGLTIYGPIEHRSSLITFNLADVHPHDLATVLDAEGIAVRAGHHCAQPLMRWLKATATARASFYLYNTEEDVDALIAGLKKAKEYFGNVFS, from the coding sequence ATGAACGCACATGAAGTCCGTAAATTGTTTCCTATCTTACATCAAGAAGTAAATGGGCATCCATTGGTGTATTTGGATAGCGCCGCTACTTCTCAAAAGCCGATTCAAGTTCTTGAAGCGGTAGATAAATATTATCGCAGCTATAACTCTAACGTTCATCGCGGCGTCCATACGCTTGGTACGTACGCGACGGACGCTTATGAAGGCGCACGTGAAAAGGTACGTGCGTTCATCAATGCCAAAGAAACGGCTGAAGTAATCTTCACGCGCGGGACGACTACCGCATTAAATACCATTGCAATCGGGTATGCTCGCACGTTCCTTACTGAAGGCGATGAGATTGTAACCACGCTAGTTGAGCATCACAGCAATTTTATTCCTTGGCAACAAGCAGCTAAGGCAACTGGAGCAACTTTCAAGTTCATCCCGTTAGCTGAAGATGGAACGATTACCCTTGAGGCAGTGAAAGCAACAATCACACCACAAACCAAAGTGGTCGCAATCCATCACATCTCTAACGTTCTAGGTGATACAACTCCCATCAAGGGAATTGCTAAAATTGCACATGAAAATGGCGCTATTTTGGTTGTGGATGGTGCCCAAAGCGCTCCACATAAAAAAGTCGATGTACAGGACCTGGACTGTGATTTCTATGTCTTTTCCAGTCATAAGATGTGCGGGCCTACAGGAATCGGCGTCTTGTATGGAAAACGTGCACTCTTGGAAAAAATGGAGCCAGTTGAATTTGGTGGCGAAATGATCGATTTTGTATATGAACAGGATTCTACATGGAAGGAGCTCCCTTGGAAATTTGAAGGGGGAACGCCGATTATCGCTGGGGCCATCGGACTTGGGGCGGCGATTGATTTCCTAAATGATCTGGGCATGGATGAAATTGAAGCACATGAAAAGAAACTGATTAGCTATGCAATGGAACGCATGAAAGAATTGGATGGACTTACGATTTACGGTCCTATCGAACATAGAAGCAGTCTAATTACTTTTAACCTGGCGGACGTTCATCCGCATGATTTGGCAACGGTTTTAGATGCAGAAGGTATTGCTGTACGTGCAGGCCATCATTGTGCACAGCCGTTGATGAGATGGTTGAAAGCTACCGCTACTGCTCGTGCCAGCTTCTATCTGTATAACACAGAAGAGGATGTGGATGCCTTAATCGCTGGGTTGAAAAAAGCGAAGGAGTATTTTGGAAATGTCTTCTCTTGA